GAAATGGCCATTCTGTCAACCGGACCTATCGAGAATAATGCCGTCAGTGATGTACGGCCAACACAACAAGTTACCGTTAAAATTGATAACAGGAATTCTCTGGATGGATCCGTTGTTTTGATACAAGGGTATAATCTGACCTCTACGAGGACTTTATATGTCAGCGAGCAGATTTCAATTGATCCGGATCAGGTAGTGACAAGAACTTATTTTGCCAATCTTGATGCATTTGAATTTGTCTTTACAGTTGAAGGTGTAGCTATAGAGCAGACGGAGATTTCCGTGTGGGGCAAAAATGAAACCGGGCAGCTCGTTGCTGCACATCGATTAGTTTCTTCCGAACTTGAAATAGAGGGGGATAATACGTCAGTCAACCGCATATATGTAGCCAATTTTAATAGTAACGATGTTTCCGTTATTAATGGCGCTACGAATACGGTGATTGCTACCATTCCTGTGGGGACGAATCCTGCAGGGATTGATGTCAATCCATTAACGAGTCGTGTTTATGTCGCAAACAGAGGCAGCAATACCATTTCCGTCATTAATAGTTTAACCAACGCAGTGATTGCTTCTGTTCCGGTTGGGAGTGAGGCAGGTGACGTAGGGGTCGATATAGCGACCAATGCTATTTATACAGCAAATTTTAATTCATTGGATACAACTGAAGATGTAACCGTTATTGATGGATTGACCAACACGGTGATTGATACTATCACTATTCCGGGACTCAATTTTTTAACGGGTATAGGCGTCAATTCCTTAACGAATCGGATCTATGCAGTAAATTTTAATTCTGATGCTGTGTCTGTGATCGATGGAGTAACCAATACAGTGATTGCTACGATACCCGTTCAGGTTAATCCATTCCGTGTAGGGGTCAATCCAGCGACCAACCGTATTTATGTATCGAATTTTACCAGTAATACGGTTTCCGTTATTGATGGATTGACGAATACCGTAATTGATACCATTCCGGTCGGCGTTACGCCAGCTGAAGTAGCGGTTAATACCTCCACAAACGCCATTTACGTACCCAATCGAGACACGGATAATGTTTCAGTAATTAGTGGATTGACGAATACCGTGATTGCTACTGTGCCAGTCGGGGTTAATCCAAACGGAGCGGGCGCCAATCCGTTAACCAATCGAGTTTATATAAGCAATCAAGATGACAATACCATTTCTGTGATTGATGGCGAAACGAATACGGTGATTGCTACCATTCCGGTGGGGGCACGTCCGTTCGCAGTAGGTGTAAATCCGTAGAAAGGTGAGGGGATTCGGATGAAAGAAGTTATAAAGGCATCAGACTTAATGGAGCAGCTGATCACCATGAACAAAGAAAATTCTGTATGCCAAGTTAGGATTCCAGGTAAGGGGATGTATGTAATTGTATTACAAGAAGATTATTCAACTGTACCATCTTCAGATCAAATGTTGAGTGATACAGAGAACGAAGTGAGCGAAAAAATCGGATCTGAAATAAAGAGGAATCCGTTTCTCTGAGGATAAGCAGAATCGTGAGTCTTGAATGATCATATTAGAATGGAACAGGCATCTCCTCAATGGAGGTGTCTATTTGCATAGTACTCAGACTACAGACAAGATCCAATAAAGAACAGCACTAAATGTTCCAATACAGAGGCCAACAAGGAGCCCAAAAAGAATCACGAATTTCTTCCCATTCATAGGAATTGATAACCCTCCTCTTGACTTTATGATTGCATAACTCCTAATGAAAGTTTATTATAAATTTTGCAAACAAGGAATTTATTGGTTTTCGGTTGTCGAAGTGCATGAAATATAAAGTTGATACATGGAGGATGCTGGATGAGTAATGTAGCTCTGTTGTTTCCTGGACAAGGTTCTCAGATGGTTGGGATGGGGAGAGACTTTTGGAATAACTTTGATGTGGCTAAGAAGTTATTTGAAGAAGCCAGTGATGCCATTTCTTTCGATTTGAGAAAGTTATGTTTTGAAGGTAGCATGGCTGATTTGACAATGACGATGAATACTCAGCCTGCACTTTTGACTGTTAGTGTCATAGCATATCAGGTGTATATGCAAGAAATAGGGATGGAACCCGCTTATTTGGCTGGGCATAGTTTGGGAGAATATTCGGCTCTGGTCTGCGCAGGTGTTCTCTCATTTCATGACGCCATTAAACTGGTAAGACAACGAGGTCTCATTATGCACAATGCAGACCCGGATCAGAAAGGTACCATGGCCGCCATTTCAGGTATTCATTTAGATACACTTCAAAACATATGCGAACAAGTTTCAACGATCGAGCGTCCTGCTTGTGTGGCTTGTATGAACGCTGACCAGCAGTTTGTCATTTCGGGACATCGGCACTCTATACAAGAAATTATTAAAAGGACAGAAACCCTGGGAACGAAACATTCTTATATCAATGTAAGTGGTCCCTATCATTCTCCCATGATGCAAACCGCAGCAGAACAATTCAAAGTTGAATTGGATCAATATCAATATGCCCATGCAAAATACCCGATTATCTCAAATGTTACAGCAGCACCCTATGAGTCTGATCGATCTGTCGTGGATTATTTAAACATGCAGATGACGATGCCTGTAAGATGGTTAGAGTCGATGAACTATTTGATTAAACAGGGAGTCACTGAAGTTATAGAGTTGGGTTCTAAACATGTGTTAGTTAGTCTTATGAGTAAAATAACTAAGCGTATTGTACCTTACTCGCTAAGTCAGCCTTCCGATTTAATAATGCTTACAAATACACATGAAAGAAAAAATAAGCTGTTAACAATTCGTAAAAAATGGTTGTCTGAGCTCATGGTAACCGCACTCATCTCCCGGAATTATAACCCTGATTCGATATCATACACCCAAACGGTTGAGCCATTATTTCACCAATTACAACAGGCAAAGGAACAAGTAAACAACAATGAATATGAACTTAGTGAAGAAGAGATAAATGATGCTCTACAGGTATGTCATTCCATTATTATAGCAAAAAAAATTCCATTGGATGGAACCGCGTTCATCGATGCAATCTAGTACCCGATCTGTTCTTTTGCAAGATCTATATTACAGCGACAGACTGCCTTTTTGTAAGGTAGTCTTTTTGTCTTTTAATGCATCTGAACTTGTTGAAGTTTCAGATATTTGGTAATAAATATGTCAATAACTCACAAATCAATCTCTATTTTTTACCATATAGTAACAATAAATTGATTGATTTTACATATATTTCTATGGTAAAATTTTGCTTGAAAATATGTGTAAATAATTAGATAAGCTTGTTAGAGATGATTCATTTGGAGGAGAGATATGTATACTAATCAGTTTCAAACACTAGTGGATGTTATCCGCGACAGAGGTAAAATAACGGACCGAGGTATTCGTTTTATCGATGCGGACAAACGAGAAACTTTTATATCTTATCATCAATTATTTACTGAGGCACAAGGGTATTTAGGTTATCTACAAGCCATCGGAATTAAACCTAAACAAGAGATTATTTTTCAGATTCAAGAAAACAAACGGTTTTTAGTCGCATTCTGGGCTTGTATACTCGGTGGAATGATCCCTATCCCTGTAAGTATTGGTGAAGATGAAGAACAAAACTTGAAAGTATGCCGTATTTGGAATTTGCTAAATAACCCTTTCATGATTGCATCTGAGAAGGTGCTGGATAAAATGAAGAGATTTGTTTTGGAACATGACATGTTTGATTTCCATCATCAATTAGAAGTCAGAACGGATATGATCCAAGACACCATATATCATTATGATTCTATTAATAATTTAGTTGAACCTCAGTCTGATGACTTGGCATTTATTCAATTCTCTTCTGGATCAACCGGTGATCCCAAAGGCGTTATGCTCACCCATCGAAACCTGATTTATAATACTTGTGCTGCTATTAATGGCACACAAATTAGTTCAAACGATAGTTTTCTCTCCTGGATGCCCCTTACCCATGATATGGGTTTGATTGGATTTCATCTCGTACCCCTCGTGGCAGGAATTCATCAGTACTTGCTCCCAACGGAATTATTTATTCGCAAACCGATTCTATGGATGAAAAAAGTAAATGAACACAAAGCAACCATACTGTCTTCTCCTAACTTTGGTTATAAATACTTCCTGAATTTCTTTCGCGAAGACAAAGCGGAGGGATGGGATCTGTCATCTGTCCGAGTCATTTATAATGGGGCGGAACCTATATTACCCGAAGTGTGTGATGAATTCCTAAATGTATTGTCAGCATATCACTTAAAGAAAACAGCCATGTTTACCGTATATGGATTAGCAGAGGCCTCTGTTGCCGTCTCCTTTCCCAAGGTAGAAGAAGAATTTACTGCGGTGTACGTTCACCGGGATCATCTGAACTTAGGGGAGCGTGTCATCGAAGTCGAGAAACATGCTGAACATGTGGCATCATTTGTTGCCGTTGGCGAAGCAATTGATTATTGCCATGTTAGAATTTGCGATGAGGAAATGAACAGTGTTCCCGATTTGGTTATTGGAAAAATTCAAATCAAGGGGGATAACGTCACCCAAGGTTATTATAACAATTCACTAGCAACGGAGAAGTTATTAACGCACGACGGATGGGTGAATACAGGAGATCTGGGTTTCATCATGAACGGAAAACTGGTTGTAACAGGGCGGGAAAAAGACATTATCTTTATCAATGGTAAAAATGTATATCCCCATGACATTGAACGTGTCGCCATACAATTAGATGATATTGAACTCGGAAGAGTTGCTGCTTGTGGTGTGTATGATTCGAATAGTCAAAGTGAAGAAATTATTGTGTTTGTCGTGTACAAAAAAAAGATCGAACACTTCTTGCCGCATGTTAAAGAAATCAAAAGACATCTATATAAACATGGGGGATGGAGTGTCAAAGAGGTACTGCCCATCAAAAAATTACCCAAAACAACAAGTGGGAAAATCCAGCGGTATCAGTTAGCCAAGCAGTATGAAGCAGGCAAATTCTCAACAGAATCTGCATTCATCCATGACTGGATCAAGAATGACAATGACAAGGCAAAAGGAAAGGCTGCTGTTTCGGTTCGAGTCATAGAAAGTGAATTAACTTCACTATTTTCTGAAGTGCTGGTTGGGAAAAAGGTTGAACTTGAGGATAGCTATTTTGACATGGGTGCAACTTCATTACAGCTGGCCCAAATTGCTGAACGTATAGAACAAAAATACGGAGAAGAGCTTGCTGTTACGGACCTCTTTACCTATCCCTCGATAACTGAATTGGCAGCATATCTGGCTAGAGGCTACAGCGAGACCATGCAAGTCAACAAAACTCAAGAGGATCATACGCCATCCAAAGATATTGCTATTATCGGTATGTCTTTGAATCTCCCTGGTGCATCAAATGCAAGCGATTTTTGGCGTGTTTTGGAAAATGGAACGCATAACATTCGGGACTACCCGGAAAGTCGGATAAAAGACGCAGCTGATTATATACAATCCATGCGAAGTGCAATGAGCGAAGTTCAATGGATCAAGGGTGGTTACTTGGATCAAATTGATCAATTCGACTATTCTTTCTTTGGCATAACCCCTAAAACTGCACAATTTATGGACCCGAATCAAAGGATGTTCTTGCAAACGGCATGGCATACGATTGAAGATGCTGGGTATGCAGGGGAAGGAATCAATGGAAGAAATGTGGGCGTGTACGTGGGGTATTCCAAAGTTGGGTATGATTACGAACGGCTCGTGACGGCGAGTTACCCCGCAGAACTCAAAAATTATATCATTGGAAATTTACCATCTGTACTGGCGAGCAGAATTGCATATTTCTTGAATTTAAAAGGCCCGGCCTTAACGATTGACACCGCTTGTTCCTCCTCACTTGTTGCTGTTCACATGGCATGTAAAGGATTGCTCGCTGGAGACTGCGAAATGGCAATCGCAGGAGGCATTCGAACGGCATTATTACCGATAAGTATCGGACTGGATATGGAATCTCCAGATGCATTGACGAGAACGTTTAGCGAAGATGCCAACGGCACGGGATTTGGCGAAGGTGTTGGGTCGGTCATGTTGAAGCCAATGCAGCAAGCGATTAAGGACGGGGATCATATCTATGGTGTGATTAAGGGAAGTGCGATTAATCAGGATGGCAAGACGGTAGGAATCACAGCACCTAACCCGGAGTCACAGACCAATGTGATCGAACAGGCATGGAAAGAAGCCGGCATTTCTCCTGATATGCTTAACTTTATTGAAGCACATGGAACAGGGACAAAATTAGGTGATCCGGTTGAGTTCAATGCTTTGCGTAAAGCTTTTGAGAAATATACGGATCGGAAACAATTTTGTGCAATCGGATCTGCCAAAGCTAACATTGGACATGGTTTTGAAGCGGCGGGGATCGCTGGATTAATTAAATCTATTCTTATGTTTCAACATAGAAAGATTCCACCATTGGTTCACTTTAACAAGCCTAATCCCCTGCTTAAGTTTGAAGCTTCACCTTTTTATGTGAATCAGGAGTTAATGGCTTTTGGTGAAAAAGAGAGTCCTTTGCGATGCGGGGTTAGTTCTTTTGGTTTCAGTGGCACGAATGCGCATGTGGTTCTCGAAGAATATGTTCCTTCCCCAACCGTAGATAAAAGAATGTCCCAAGAGCCTCATTTATTTGTTCTGTCTGCTGCCACGGAACGGGCGCTGGATGAATTGGTCAGAACGTATCATGAATATCTAACCGATCACACGGATATTTCCATTCAACAAATCTGTTATACAGCCAGTACGGGAAGGGCTAATCTGGATTATCGGCTTGCCATCGTAGTCACGAGTACACAAGAATTACATGAAAAATTGAAACGAATTGCAAGCGGTGAGGGTAAACTGCCAAATGTTTATTTTGGTTATGCCAAAAAAGACAAAACGCTTGGTAGCGATCATCTCTATGCTCGGGGAAAGGCAGAATCTTTAAATGAACTCGGTCAGTTATATACACTGGGGGCAGTGATTGATTGGGAAAGGTTTTATAATCATGAAGTCATTCGGAAAATTCCATTGCCTCTATATCCATTTGAGCAGAAGCGGTGTTGGATTGAAGTCAAACATACGATACCAGCGGGACAAAGGTCAGAGAGGAATGAGGTTCAAATGGAGATGAATACAAACGATATTGAATTAAAGATTAAAACAAGCATCAGTCGTGCATCTGGTTTGAAGTTGGAAGAGCTGGATCATCAAGCTCATTTTCTCCAAATGGGATTGGATTCCATCATTCTTGTGCAAATTCAGAAGGAGATCTCAGAGCTGTTCCGCTTGGATATCCCGATGGAAATGTTTTTTGAAACCCTTACAAATATTAATTCCTTAGTTAAATATGTGTCAGAGAATATAAAGCATAATGATGTATCTGAAAATATAAACAATCAAAAAGTTCAGGAGCATACTGAACAACAAAATCTGGCATCTGTGAACAATATAAACACGGCAAAATCATCAGGGAATGTGTCGGAACAAATTGTGATGTCTGCCATTCAGCTCATGGAGTCCCAATTAAAAAGTTTGAATGTGCTGTTAGGCGACCAAATGAATGCTGTTCAATCGCCTCTTTTGGAGATGAAACATCATGAAACCAAACCAACCAAAAAGATCCAACCGGATTCGGAATCGAAGGAAGAAAAA
The nucleotide sequence above comes from Paenibacillus sp. W2I17. Encoded proteins:
- the fabD gene encoding ACP S-malonyltransferase, with the translated sequence MSNVALLFPGQGSQMVGMGRDFWNNFDVAKKLFEEASDAISFDLRKLCFEGSMADLTMTMNTQPALLTVSVIAYQVYMQEIGMEPAYLAGHSLGEYSALVCAGVLSFHDAIKLVRQRGLIMHNADPDQKGTMAAISGIHLDTLQNICEQVSTIERPACVACMNADQQFVISGHRHSIQEIIKRTETLGTKHSYINVSGPYHSPMMQTAAEQFKVELDQYQYAHAKYPIISNVTAAPYESDRSVVDYLNMQMTMPVRWLESMNYLIKQGVTEVIELGSKHVLVSLMSKITKRIVPYSLSQPSDLIMLTNTHERKNKLLTIRKKWLSELMVTALISRNYNPDSISYTQTVEPLFHQLQQAKEQVNNNEYELSEEEINDALQVCHSIIIAKKIPLDGTAFIDAI
- a CDS encoding YncE family protein, giving the protein MAILSTGPIENNAVSDVRPTQQVTVKIDNRNSLDGSVVLIQGYNLTSTRTLYVSEQISIDPDQVVTRTYFANLDAFEFVFTVEGVAIEQTEISVWGKNETGQLVAAHRLVSSELEIEGDNTSVNRIYVANFNSNDVSVINGATNTVIATIPVGTNPAGIDVNPLTSRVYVANRGSNTISVINSLTNAVIASVPVGSEAGDVGVDIATNAIYTANFNSLDTTEDVTVIDGLTNTVIDTITIPGLNFLTGIGVNSLTNRIYAVNFNSDAVSVIDGVTNTVIATIPVQVNPFRVGVNPATNRIYVSNFTSNTVSVIDGLTNTVIDTIPVGVTPAEVAVNTSTNAIYVPNRDTDNVSVISGLTNTVIATVPVGVNPNGAGANPLTNRVYISNQDDNTISVIDGETNTVIATIPVGARPFAVGVNP